A region from the Neurospora crassa OR74A linkage group V, whole genome shotgun sequence genome encodes:
- a CDS encoding transcription factor TFIIE complex alpha subunit, translated as MDIAKTLIRCVMRAFYSTQEILIIDALVQHSCLRDDDLGHLMKLGNKDLHKACAGLRDARFLVVHTRPELQAGKTRPQNKTYYYIDYRQTIDAIKWRVYKTDKDMQGIAKPSEENKEYVCPRVGCEAQWSQMEVLDSVSSRGFTCQRCGAVLEQAKEREAPGHQQLSRMNNQFKFMTDMLQEVDKVVIPECNFDLALANARPIVRLETHEVAPSVPVDTALHKPSAVKGLANTGPKTMQVIISTGDDDAEQAEAEKKRQEELLRQNALPEWITSSSVPTTGGFKGSGPAAASLLDSSSAVKDEAVVKDEPPAKKVKMEIQGDISVKDEEHMPMSFKMEGGDEEEDDLEFEDVM; from the coding sequence ATGGACATCGCCAAAACCCTCATCCGCTGCGTCATGCGCGCCTTCTACAGCACGCAAGAGATCCTGATCATTGACGCCCTTGTCCAGCACTCGTGCCTCCGCGACGACGACCTCGGTCATCTGATGAAGCTGGGCAACAAAGACCTACACAAAGCGTGCGCCGGCCTCCGCGACGCCCGCTTCCTGGTCGTGCACACGCGACCCGAGCTCCAGGCGGGGAAGACGCGCCCGCAGAACAAGACATACTACTACATCGACTACCGACAGACCATCGACGCCATCAAGTGGCGGGTGTACAAGACCGACAAGGACATGCAAGGGATTGCCAAGCCGTCCGAGGAAAACAAGGAGTACGTGTGCCCGCGCGTGGGTTGTGAAGCGCAGTGGAGCCAAATGGAGGTTCTCGACTCGGTCTCCTCGCGCGGGTTTACCTGTCAGAGATGCGGCGCCGTGCTGGAGCAGGCTAAAGAGCGCGAGGCCCCCGGGCATCAGCAGTTGTCGAGGATGAACAACCAGTTCAAGTTCATGACGGATATGCTGCAGGAGGTCGACAAGGTAGTCATACCCGAATGCAACTTTGATCTGGCACTGGCGAACGCCAGGCCCATTGTCAGACTGGAGACGCACGAGGTGGCGCCTAGCGTGCCGGTGGACACGGCGCTCCACAAGCCGAGCGCCGTCAAGGGTTTGGCCAACACGGGCCCCAAGACGATGCAGGTGATCATCTCgaccggtgatgatgatgcggagcaggcggaggcggagaagaagaggcaggaGGAGCTGCTGAGGCAGAACGCGCTGCCGGAATGGATCACCTCCAGCTCGGTGCCGACGACGGGCGGATTCAAGGGCAGTGGTCCGGCTGCTGCGTCGCTGCTTGATTCGTCGTCGGCGGTCAAGGATGAAGCGGTGGTTAAGGATGAACCTCCAGCTAAGAAGGTCAAGATGGAGATCCAGGGCGATATCTCTGTCAAGGATGAAGAGCACATGCCTATGAGCTTCAAGATGGAGGGcggcgatgaggaggaggacgatctCGAGTTTGAAGATGTCATGTGA
- a CDS encoding cohesin complex subunit, translated as MGKLIRLELFNFKSYKGHHTLLFGDSYFTSIIGPNGSGKSNSMDAISFVLGIKSSHLRSTHLRDLVYRGRVMKTSKIQEDGTAAPATNGVNGHEDGEDEDPSQRSSRNDPKTAWVMAVYEDDAGDEQRWKRTITNSGSSEYRINDRVVTAQQYNDALEAENILIKARNFLVFQGDVEAIASQSPQDLTRLIEQISGSLEYKADYEKLQAEVEQAAENQNFQLHRRRGINSEIKQYQEQKKEAENFQRKTEERDEAVITHILWKLYHFQKVMDESSAQIQEHQENLKEFRRNVEAFENKLDAARKEQATVGREVGKVERNIKAKEKDIEDKENSLVPIDEKIAQSTQDMGVLRKRIVEVKKDRDSQASSISKLQKDLATVEKAQQQFEKQWAETLKKQGKELSDEDRKEYTSLQAEAMKKTADNRAKLANLTRQLKSDEVTVNSLKGKIDNFEAAIEKLQTEVQSIKDRKDASEDAVQQLRSDIAAKKKEYNKLQSERVRINQTRTAQEEKLREILRKLEDAESGRRQNEKETRLRNMISDLRRIYPGVRGRVGDLCKPKQKKFDEAVITALGRDFDAVVVDTEKVGMDCVQYLKEQRFPPLTFIPLDNIKVNSSVSAVKGISGARLTIDTIDFDPSLERAISYACGGSVVCDNLHIAKDIVYGRKIQVKAVTLEGFVIHKAGTMTGGRLPNEKGGKRRFEEHDIQNLQRMAQSLKDEVAALAHSGRRTAKEDALLVEFTALEQRLKIQEGELAAFEKNLKSKQKELDHQERQLDDYEPKYEEKHGELERTRATVQKFEKAISDVEDKIFKDFCKRLGYENVRAYEAQQGTLEQEAAQKRQDFDIQKQRIQSNITWEMSQHTATSDRIASLERTLQRHERDLDTYRQEKASIEEELAEDREALEELEQSLEELKVSHAEKTKKVQEAKQDLQRRSRDIEVRLKEISNLEATVQQSSAQKLALLRRCKLEQIQIPLQQGSLDDIPNEDMLLQKDQDAMDVDGEDEDQEAELLEAAMDDYGVEINYDNLDDALLQDPNDEVEEKLQEKISALTAEIEKLNPNMRAIERLESVKSRLESTEKDFEDSRAALKAARDAFNQVKDKRFELFNKAFTHIQEQITHVYKDLTRSDAYPLGGQAYLDIEEDTDTPYLSGIKYHAMPPLKRFRDMEHLSGGEKTMAALALLFAIHSYQPSPFFVLDEVDAALDNANVEKIKKYIREHAGPGMQFIVISLKAGLFQDSESLVGVYRDQDVNSSKTLTLDLRKYN; from the exons ATGGGCAAGCTCATCCGTCTCGAGCTTTTCA ACTTTAAGTCCTACAAGGGCCACCACACCCTCCTGTTCGGCGACTCCTACTTCACCTCCATCATCGGTCCTAATGGCTCGGGAAAGTCAAATTC GATGGATGCCATCTCCTTCGTCTTGGGCATCAAATCGTCACACCTCCGATCGACCCATCTCCGAGACCTGGTCTATCGTGGCCGTGTTATGAAAACCTCGAAAATCCAAGAAGATGGCACCGCTGCCCCCGCTACTAACGGCGTCAATGGGCACGAAGACGGCGAAGACGAAGACCCTTCCCAACGGTCATCGAGGAACGACCCCAAGACGGCTTGGGTCATGGCCGTCTACGAAGACGATGCTGGCGACGAGCAACGGTGGAAGCGAACCATTACAAACAGTGGATCCAGCGAGTACCGCATCAACGATAGAGTGGTTACCGCCCAGCAATACAACGATGCGCTTGAGGCTGAAAATATCCTGATCAAGGCGCGTAACTTCCTGGTTTTCCAGGGAGACGTTGAGGCCATTGCCTCGCAGTCGCCTCAAGATCTTACACGCTTGATCGAACAGATATCCGGAAGTCTTGAATACAAGGCCGATTATGAGAAGTTGCAGGCCGAGGTCGAGCAGGCTGCTGAGAACCAGAATTTCCAGCTGCACCGGAGAAGAGGCATCAACTCGGAAATCAAGCAGTATCAGGAACAAAAGAAAGAGGCCGAAAACTTCCAACGGAAAACCGAAGAACGAGATGAGGCCGTCATTACCCATATCCTGTGGAAGCTATATCACTTTCAGAAGGTCATGGACGAGTCTAGCGCGCAAATCCAGGAGCACCAGGAAAACCTTAAAGAGTTCCGTCGGAATGTTGAAGCCTTTGAAAACAAACTGGATGCTGCTCGTAAAGAGCAGGCTACGGTAGGACGTGAGGTGGGCAAGGTTGAGAGGAacatcaaggccaaggaaAAGGACATTGAAGACAAGGAAAACAGTCTTGTGCCAATCGACGAAAAGATTGCGCAAAGCACCCAAGATATGGGTGTGCTACGGAAGCGCATTGTCGAAGTGAAAAAAGACCGCGACAGCCAAGCATCTAGCATCTCCAAATTGCAAAAGGACCTCGCCACCGTGGAGAAAGCGCAGCAGCAGTTCGAAAAGCAATGGGCCGAAACACTCAAGAAGCAAGGCAAGGAGCTTAGTGATGAGGACCGCAAGGAATATACTAGTCTTCAAGCCGAAGCTATGAAGAAAACTGCCGACAACCGGGCCAAGCTGGCCAACCTCACGCGCCAGCTCAAGAGTGACGAGGTCACCGTCAACAGCCTGAAAGGGAAAATCGACAACTTTGAGGCCGCTATCGAAAAGCTGCAGACGGAGGTTCAGTCGATCAAGGATAGAAAAGACGCCAGCGAGGACGCGGTACAACAACTCCGAAGCGATATCGCCGCCAAGAAGAAAGAGTATAACAAACTCCAGTCTGAGCGCGTAAGGATAAACCAGACCAGAACCGCCCAGGAGGAGAAGCTGCGGGAAATCCTTCGCAAGCTGGAGGATGCGGAGTCTGGCCGGCGTCAGAATGAGAAGGAGACAAGATTGAGGAACATGATCAGCGACCTCAGGCGCATCTACCCAGGTGTCCGAGGCCGGGTTGGAGATCTTTGCAAACCCAAACAGAAAAAATTTGACGAGGCGGTCATCACAGCCCTTGGACGTGACTTCGATGCAGTTGTGGTGGACACCGAGAAGGTTGGGATGGACTGCGTGCAGTATCTCAAGGAGCAGCGATTTCCTCCCTTGACGTTTATTCCGCTCGACAACATCAAGGTCAACAGCTCAGTTTCGGCAGTTAAGGGCATTTCCGGAGCACGACTGACCATTGATACAATTGACTTTGATCCTTCCCTCGAGCGTGCCATCAGCTACGCTTGTGGTGGATCTGTCGTCTGCGACAATCTCCATATCGCAAAGGACATTGTATACGGTAGAAAGATCCAGGTCAAGGCTGTCACGCTGGAAGGTTTCGTAATTCACAAGGCTGGTACCATGACGGGTGGCCGTTTGCCTAATGAGAAGGGCGGCAAGCGTCGGTTTGAGGAACATGACATCCAAAATCTGCAACGGATGGCACAGTCATTAAAAGACGAGGTGGCAGCTTTGGCGCACTCTGGGCGACGAACCGCCAAGGAGGATGCTTTGTTGGTCGAATTTACGGCGCTTGAACAACGCCTCAAGATTCAGGAAGGTGAACTGGCCGCCTTTGAGAAGAACCTCAAGAGCAAACAGAAAGAGCTCGATCATCAGGAGCGGCAGCTGGACGACTACGAGCCCAAGTATGAGGAAAAGCACGGCGAGCTGGAGCGGACGCGGGCAACGGTACAGAAGTTCGAAAAAGCCATCTCAGACGTCGAGGATAAGATCTTTAAAGATTTCTGCAAGAGACTGGGCTACGAGAACGTCCGTGCCTACGAAGCCCAGCAGGGCACTTTGGAACAAGAAGCTGCCCAGAAGCGGCAAGACTTTGATATCCAAAAACAACGCATCCAGAGCAACATCACATGGGAAATGTCACAGCACACGGCGACCAGCGACAGGATAGCCTCACTAGAACGGACCCTACAACGGCATGAACGAGATCTCGATACATATCGACAAGAGAAAGCATCGATCGAAGAGGAACTGGCGGAAGACCGGGAGGCGCTCGAGGAGCTTGAGCAGAGTCTAGAAGAGCTCAAGGTCTCCCACGCAgaaaagaccaagaaggTCCAGGAGGCCAAGCAAGACCTacagaggaggagcagagaCATAGAAGTCAGGTTGAAGGAGATCAGCAATCTGGAGGCTACAGTTCAGCAGAGTAGTGCTCAAAAGCTTGCCCTGCTCAGGAGATGCAAGCTTGAGCAGATCCAAATTCCTCTTCAACAAGGCTCTCTTGACGACATTCCAAACGAGGACATGTTACTCCAGAAGGACCAGGATGCCatggatgttgatggcgaggatgaagaccaGGAAGCCGAGCTTCTCGAAGCTGCCATGGACGACTACGGTGTCGAAATCAATTACGACAACCTCGATGACGCACTACTTCAAGACCCGAACGACGAAGTCGAAGAGAAGCTGCAAGAAAAGATCTCGGCCCTCACCGCCGAGATCGAGAAGCTCAACCCCAACATGCGCGCCATCGAGCGTCTCGAGTCGGTCAAGTCGCGCCTTGAGTCCACAGAAAAGGACTTTGAGGACTCGCGCGCCGCCCTCAAGGCGGCACGGGATGCCTTCAACCAGGTCAAGGACAAGCGGTTCGAGCTCTTCAACAAGGCCTTTACGCACATTCAGGAGCAGATCACGCACGTGTACAAGGACCTCACACGCTCAGACGCCTATCCGCTCGGTGGGCAGGCGTACCTGGATATCGAGGAGGACACGGACACCCCCTACCTGTCGGGCATCAAGTACCACGCCATGCCGCCGCTCAAGCGGTTCCGCGACATGGAGCACCTGTCGGGCGGTGAGAAAACCATggcggcgctggcgctgctgTTTGCGATCCACAGTTACCAGCCGTCGCCCTTTTTCGTGCTGGACGAGGTGGACGCGGCGCTGGATAATGCCAATGtggagaagatcaagaagtACATCCGCGAGCATGCGGGTCCTGGAATGCAATTTATCGTCATCAGTCTCAAGGCTGGGTTGTTTCAGGATAGCGAGAGCTTGGTGGGCGTTTATCGCGATCAGGACGTGAATAGCTCCAAGACTTTGACGTTGGAC CTTCGCAAGTACAACTAA